One stretch of Natronobacterium gregoryi SP2 DNA includes these proteins:
- a CDS encoding heavy metal translocating P-type ATPase, with protein sequence MTDDIDTGDGCTLCDLPVEGSGVVADGNAFCCVGCREVYDALGDVADVNADDVRERQAVDEPADEPSVPVDHEATYLEVDGMYCATCEAFIESVATETDGVSAASSSYVTDTVRIDHDPETVSVDDLREVISGLGYSAYDRDDAFSRRRADDWEMARIAVGVLMGMMVMMQYVVIIYPTYFGGLFYDEQTYEFFQETLASGLATPFYVMIAALTTVILGVTGKPILQGAYVAVKTRTPNMDLLVSIAALSAYCYSTLSIVAGEPELYYDVTVAIIVIVSVGGYYESELKREATERLSNLTTVQVDDARRVLEDGDHEDVGVDELAAGDRVLVRAGERVPVDGAVVDGEAAVDEAVVTGESLPVTKETGDDVVGGSMVAEGALTVRVGEDATSTLDRITELVWDLQSGTHGIQKLADKLATIFVPLVLVLATVVTAIYLLTGAGVATALLVGLTVLIVSCPCALGLATPLAVAAGIRDALQHSIVVFDDSVFERIRDADTVVFDKTGTLTTGEMSAVETDLEDRLLEQAAVLERRSAHPVGTAIAAASPIADGGQVEATASGTGDEGDDRVDSFESHRNGVSGVVDGDEVVVGHPDLFADRGWEVPDSIAGRIDDARETGNVPVAVGRDGTAEGVVVVGDELREGWGETLSAISAADVEVVVLTGDDPRAATLFRENDAVDRVFAGVPPEGKAETVERLKGTGRTVMVGDGTNDAPALAAADLGIALGGGTAMAADAADVALVDDDLSSVDTVFELARATDRRVKGNIGWAFCYNGIAIPLAVTGLLNPLFAAIAMGLSSLLVVTNSSRSLLDD encoded by the coding sequence ATGACCGACGACATCGACACCGGCGATGGCTGTACCCTGTGTGACCTGCCGGTCGAGGGCAGCGGCGTCGTCGCCGACGGCAACGCCTTTTGCTGTGTCGGCTGCCGTGAGGTCTACGACGCCCTCGGCGACGTCGCGGACGTAAACGCCGACGACGTTCGCGAACGACAGGCCGTCGACGAACCAGCGGACGAACCGTCGGTTCCGGTCGACCACGAGGCGACCTATCTCGAGGTCGACGGGATGTACTGTGCGACCTGCGAGGCGTTCATCGAGTCAGTCGCGACCGAGACAGACGGCGTCAGCGCAGCGAGTTCGAGTTACGTGACCGATACGGTCCGGATCGACCACGACCCCGAGACGGTCTCGGTCGACGACCTCCGCGAGGTCATCAGCGGCCTCGGCTACAGCGCGTACGACCGCGACGACGCGTTCAGCCGCCGCCGGGCCGACGACTGGGAGATGGCCCGGATCGCAGTCGGCGTCCTGATGGGGATGATGGTAATGATGCAGTACGTGGTCATCATCTATCCGACCTACTTCGGCGGGCTCTTCTACGACGAACAAACCTACGAGTTCTTCCAGGAAACGCTCGCCAGCGGGCTTGCAACGCCGTTTTACGTCATGATCGCCGCGCTGACGACTGTCATTCTCGGCGTCACCGGGAAGCCGATCCTCCAGGGAGCCTATGTCGCCGTCAAGACGCGAACGCCGAACATGGACCTGCTGGTCTCGATCGCGGCTCTCAGCGCGTACTGCTACAGTACGCTCTCGATCGTCGCCGGCGAACCGGAACTGTACTACGACGTCACCGTCGCGATCATCGTCATCGTCTCCGTCGGCGGCTACTACGAGTCGGAACTCAAACGCGAGGCGACCGAACGACTCTCGAACCTGACGACCGTCCAGGTCGACGACGCCCGCCGCGTCCTCGAGGACGGTGACCACGAAGACGTCGGCGTCGACGAACTGGCGGCGGGCGACCGCGTGCTGGTCCGGGCTGGCGAACGCGTCCCCGTCGACGGCGCGGTCGTCGACGGCGAGGCGGCGGTCGACGAGGCGGTCGTCACCGGCGAATCCCTCCCCGTGACCAAGGAAACGGGGGACGACGTCGTCGGCGGTTCGATGGTCGCCGAGGGTGCCCTGACCGTCCGAGTCGGCGAAGACGCCACGAGCACGCTGGATCGGATCACCGAACTCGTCTGGGACCTCCAGAGCGGGACCCACGGCATCCAGAAACTCGCGGACAAGCTCGCGACGATCTTCGTCCCACTCGTGCTCGTCCTGGCGACCGTCGTCACCGCGATCTACCTCCTGACCGGCGCTGGCGTCGCCACCGCTTTGCTGGTCGGACTCACCGTCTTGATCGTCTCCTGTCCGTGCGCGCTCGGGCTGGCGACACCGCTTGCGGTCGCCGCAGGCATCCGCGACGCCCTGCAACACTCGATCGTCGTCTTCGACGACAGCGTCTTCGAACGCATCCGCGACGCCGACACCGTCGTCTTCGACAAGACCGGCACCCTGACCACCGGCGAGATGTCCGCCGTCGAGACCGACCTCGAGGACCGCCTGCTCGAGCAGGCGGCGGTACTCGAGCGACGTTCGGCCCACCCGGTCGGGACGGCGATTGCGGCCGCGTCGCCGATCGCGGACGGCGGACAGGTGGAGGCGACCGCGAGCGGGACGGGCGACGAGGGAGACGACCGCGTCGACTCCTTCGAGAGCCACCGGAACGGCGTCTCGGGCGTCGTCGACGGCGACGAGGTCGTCGTCGGCCATCCGGACCTGTTCGCCGACCGCGGCTGGGAAGTGCCCGACTCGATCGCGGGACGGATCGACGACGCCCGCGAGACCGGGAACGTGCCGGTCGCAGTCGGCCGAGACGGGACCGCCGAGGGCGTCGTGGTCGTCGGCGACGAACTCCGCGAGGGGTGGGGCGAGACGCTGTCGGCCATCTCGGCAGCCGACGTCGAGGTCGTCGTCCTTACCGGCGACGATCCGCGTGCAGCAACGCTGTTCCGGGAAAACGACGCCGTCGACCGCGTGTTCGCCGGCGTCCCACCCGAAGGCAAAGCCGAGACCGTCGAACGGCTCAAGGGAACCGGACGAACGGTCATGGTCGGCGACGGCACCAACGACGCGCCGGCGCTCGCAGCCGCCGACCTCGGCATCGCGCTTGGCGGCGGCACTGCCATGGCCGCCGACGCTGCAGACGTTGCACTCGTCGACGACGACCTCTCGTCGGTCGACACCGTCTTCGAACTCGCACGTGCGACCGATCGTCGCGTCAAGGGCAACATCGGCTGGGCGTTCTGTTACAACGGGATCGCGATCCCGCTTGCCGTAACCGGACTGCTCAACCCGCTGTTTGCTGCGATCGCGATGGGACTGAGCAGTCTGCTGGTCGTCACCAACTCCTCGCGGTCGCTGCTCGACGACTAA
- a CDS encoding AI-2E family transporter, translating to MADRPDLPSLEFDRPGLAALVAITVGLAALVILPYVQYVLIGIVLAYVLVPAQRHLEQYVGSMIAAGVLVAVAILVILLPIAYVLALAFREALQIVDAIQDGDLDVAAIEERLETTGYTVDLAGMYDQYQEPITTGLQGLATSGLEIVGGLPGILIGLTVALFVLFALLRDRERLLAWVREVTPVEDDLQRELLTGYDQLMWASVVGNVAVAMIQAIALGVGLVVLDVPAVIFLVVATFVFALLPLVGAFGVWVPVSAYLIAVGRPFAGAGLVVYGSIVSASDTYLRPALIGRTSAFNSAIIVVGIFGGIVVFGAVGLFIGPVVIGGAKLTIDVYAREREDRETSIEAPSETKQAEQELDEVADTENDQQSATDESDDQSDVSESTEVTDIEADAPNDPDSPH from the coding sequence ATGGCAGACAGGCCCGACCTGCCTTCGTTGGAGTTCGACCGTCCGGGGCTCGCCGCCCTCGTCGCCATAACAGTCGGACTGGCGGCACTCGTCATCCTCCCGTACGTCCAGTACGTTTTGATCGGGATCGTCCTCGCGTACGTTCTCGTGCCTGCCCAGCGTCACCTCGAGCAGTACGTCGGGTCGATGATCGCTGCCGGTGTCCTCGTCGCAGTCGCGATCCTCGTGATCTTGCTCCCGATCGCATACGTGCTCGCACTCGCGTTCCGCGAAGCACTCCAGATCGTCGACGCGATCCAGGACGGTGATCTCGACGTGGCAGCGATCGAAGAACGACTCGAGACGACCGGGTATACGGTCGACCTCGCTGGCATGTACGACCAGTACCAGGAACCGATCACGACGGGGTTGCAGGGGCTTGCCACGAGCGGTCTCGAGATCGTCGGCGGGCTGCCGGGAATCTTGATCGGCCTCACGGTGGCGCTTTTCGTACTGTTCGCGCTGTTGCGCGACCGTGAGCGGTTGCTCGCGTGGGTACGGGAGGTCACTCCGGTCGAAGACGATCTCCAGCGGGAGTTGCTGACGGGATACGACCAGTTGATGTGGGCCTCCGTCGTCGGTAACGTTGCGGTCGCGATGATCCAGGCGATCGCACTCGGCGTCGGACTCGTCGTCTTAGACGTTCCAGCGGTGATCTTCCTGGTCGTCGCGACGTTCGTCTTCGCGTTGCTCCCACTCGTCGGTGCGTTTGGCGTCTGGGTGCCAGTTTCAGCATACCTGATTGCTGTCGGGCGACCCTTCGCGGGGGCCGGACTCGTCGTCTACGGCTCGATCGTCAGTGCTTCCGACACCTACCTGCGGCCTGCGCTCATCGGTCGAACGAGTGCGTTCAACTCCGCGATCATCGTCGTCGGCATCTTCGGCGGGATCGTCGTCTTCGGCGCAGTTGGCCTGTTCATCGGCCCCGTCGTGATCGGCGGCGCAAAGCTTACGATCGACGTGTACGCTCGAGAGCGCGAGGATCGCGAGACCTCGATCGAGGCTCCATCGGAGACGAAGCAGGCAGAACAGGAACTCGACGAAGTGGCTGACACGGAAAACGACCAGCAATCGGCGACAGACGAGAGCGACGACCAGTCCGACGTTTCAGAGTCAACCGAGGTGACCGACATCGAGGCGGACGCGCCGAACGATCCAGACTCGCCACACTGA
- the gcvPA gene encoding aminomethyl-transferring glycine dehydrogenase subunit GcvPA, protein MTGSHATGSPYAPHTDDDRTAMLEAVGAETVTELFDIPDGIAFDGEFGIDKRTERETRELVRSILDRNDELTELLGRGHYGYYVPSMVDHLADRSEFLTSYTQYQPEVSQGFLQVLFEYQSLLVELTGLEIANCSMYDAATALGEAATLSERVRSTSGTRVLVPDLLREGRKSTLENYVAGTDLVVDQYPTADGGVDLETLEEAVDDDVAMVYAENPTVRGTIEERLTEIGALADEADALFVLGSDPVALSMLQRPVDVGADVVIGDASVLGLPTSYGMGLGLFACREDYLRQVPGRLVGASEDDTSRRAYTLTLQTREQHIRRERATSNICTNQAWVALRTAMHAASLGPNGMVGLAKRGVRRAEELAARVDDLEGVTAPVHDRRHFREFVAEVDEPAATVAAALEERGFAVHVVDDHEIQLCTAGASDEEIDAFVEALSEVKR, encoded by the coding sequence ATGACCGGATCACACGCCACGGGGAGTCCGTACGCTCCCCACACGGACGACGACCGCACGGCGATGCTGGAAGCCGTCGGTGCCGAGACAGTCACGGAACTGTTCGACATCCCCGACGGGATCGCGTTCGACGGGGAGTTCGGGATCGACAAACGGACCGAACGGGAAACGCGAGAGCTAGTCCGATCGATACTCGACCGCAACGACGAGCTCACCGAACTGCTCGGCCGCGGTCACTACGGCTACTACGTGCCGTCGATGGTCGACCACCTCGCGGACCGATCGGAGTTTCTGACCTCCTACACGCAGTACCAACCCGAGGTGTCCCAGGGGTTCCTCCAGGTGCTCTTCGAATACCAGTCGCTGCTGGTCGAACTGACCGGCCTCGAGATCGCCAACTGTTCGATGTACGACGCTGCGACGGCACTCGGCGAAGCTGCGACGCTCTCCGAGCGCGTCCGGTCGACAAGCGGGACGCGCGTACTCGTCCCCGACCTCCTGCGGGAAGGACGGAAGAGCACACTCGAGAACTACGTCGCCGGCACCGATCTCGTCGTCGACCAGTATCCGACCGCGGACGGCGGTGTCGACCTCGAGACGCTCGAGGAAGCCGTCGACGACGATGTCGCCATGGTTTACGCCGAGAATCCGACGGTCCGGGGGACGATCGAAGAGCGACTCACCGAGATCGGTGCCCTCGCCGACGAGGCCGATGCCCTGTTCGTCCTCGGCTCGGACCCGGTCGCACTCTCCATGCTCCAGCGACCGGTCGACGTCGGCGCGGACGTCGTCATCGGTGACGCCAGCGTCCTCGGTCTGCCGACGAGCTACGGGATGGGACTGGGGCTGTTCGCCTGTCGCGAAGACTACCTCCGGCAGGTTCCCGGCCGACTCGTCGGGGCGAGCGAGGACGACACCAGTCGACGCGCCTACACGCTAACGTTACAGACCCGCGAACAGCACATCCGACGCGAGCGGGCGACGAGTAACATCTGCACGAACCAGGCGTGGGTCGCCCTCCGAACAGCGATGCACGCTGCCTCCCTCGGACCCAACGGGATGGTCGGTCTCGCGAAACGCGGCGTTCGGCGGGCCGAAGAGCTCGCAGCCCGCGTCGACGACCTCGAGGGCGTCACGGCTCCGGTCCACGACCGCCGGCACTTCCGCGAGTTCGTCGCGGAAGTCGACGAGCCAGCAGCGACAGTCGCCGCGGCTCTCGAAGAGCGTGGCTTTGCAGTCCACGTCGTCGACGACCACGAGATACAACTCTGTACTGCGGGTGCAAGCGACGAAGAGATCGACGCGTTCGTCGAAGCCCTCTCGGAGGTGAAACGATGA
- the gcvPB gene encoding aminomethyl-transferring glycine dehydrogenase subunit GcvPB, producing MSDDKVRYDQARYVEDGQYEPLLSEKDQTRVEIDDSPLPNELTRDSIELPELSEPELVRHYTRLSQMIYGIDTGPYPLGSCTMKYNPKFTEDVAALPSAGVHPDRSETSVQGTLELMARLQDYLGRIGGMDAVTLQPPAGAAGEFVGIRVAAAYHEHNGESHRNEVIVPESAHGTNFATAALGGYDVVSLPSNDEGRVDLEALEAVLSENTAALMLTNPNTLGLFERDITEIAELVHDVGGLLYYDGANLNALLGRARPGDMGFDVMHYNVHKTFATPHGGGGPGAGPVGVVEDLEPFLPAPRVREAEGGDLDYELFDPEHTIGKVHGYQGNWLVLIKTFAYIARLGDEGLADASAKAVLNANYLASQIDYDVPYEPFHHEFVASAGDQDAADVAKRMLDYGVHPPTTKWPEIVPEALMTEPTEVESKDTLDRLAAAFDAVAEEDDETLEAAPERTTARRIDQTSAARDPQLSWHTIEDEK from the coding sequence ATGAGCGACGACAAGGTCCGGTACGATCAGGCTCGCTACGTCGAGGACGGCCAGTACGAACCGCTGCTCTCCGAGAAAGACCAGACTCGTGTCGAGATCGACGACTCACCGTTGCCGAACGAGTTGACTCGTGACTCGATCGAACTCCCCGAACTCTCCGAACCCGAACTCGTTCGCCACTATACCCGCCTCTCCCAGATGATCTACGGGATCGACACCGGTCCGTACCCGTTGGGCTCGTGTACGATGAAGTACAACCCCAAGTTCACCGAGGACGTGGCGGCGCTGCCGTCGGCTGGAGTCCACCCCGACCGCTCGGAGACATCCGTACAGGGCACCCTCGAGCTCATGGCCCGGCTGCAGGACTATCTCGGCCGGATCGGCGGCATGGATGCCGTCACGCTCCAGCCGCCAGCGGGCGCGGCCGGCGAGTTCGTCGGCATCCGCGTCGCCGCAGCCTACCACGAACACAACGGAGAGAGCCACCGGAACGAAGTCATCGTCCCGGAAAGCGCCCACGGAACCAACTTCGCGACCGCCGCGCTCGGTGGCTACGACGTCGTCTCCCTGCCCAGCAACGACGAAGGACGGGTCGACCTCGAGGCCCTCGAGGCTGTACTCTCGGAGAACACGGCCGCACTGATGTTGACGAACCCGAACACGCTCGGTCTGTTCGAGCGCGACATCACCGAGATCGCGGAGTTGGTCCACGACGTGGGCGGGCTACTGTACTACGACGGTGCGAACCTGAACGCCCTGCTCGGCCGTGCACGACCGGGCGACATGGGCTTCGACGTAATGCACTACAACGTTCACAAGACGTTCGCGACGCCACACGGCGGCGGTGGCCCCGGCGCGGGCCCCGTCGGCGTCGTCGAGGACCTCGAGCCGTTCCTGCCAGCACCCCGCGTTCGAGAAGCCGAAGGCGGCGATCTGGACTACGAACTGTTCGATCCCGAACACACGATCGGCAAGGTCCACGGCTACCAGGGCAACTGGCTCGTGCTGATCAAAACCTTCGCCTACATCGCCCGCCTCGGCGACGAGGGGCTTGCGGACGCGAGCGCGAAGGCGGTGCTCAACGCCAACTACCTCGCGAGCCAGATCGACTACGATGTCCCCTACGAGCCGTTCCACCACGAGTTCGTCGCCAGTGCTGGTGACCAGGACGCCGCCGACGTCGCAAAGCGGATGCTCGACTACGGCGTCCACCCGCCGACGACCAAGTGGCCCGAGATCGTCCCCGAGGCGCTGATGACCGAACCGACCGAAGTCGAGAGCAAGGACACGCTGGATCGCCTCGCCGCGGCGTTCGACGCAGTCGCCGAGGAAGACGACGAGACCCTCGAGGCTGCGCCCGAACGGACGACCGCTCGACGGATCGACCAGACGAGCGCAGCCCGAGATCCACAGCTGTCCTGGCACACGATCGAAGACGAAAAGTAA
- a CDS encoding DUF7838 family putative zinc beta-ribbon protein, whose protein sequence is MALELDHDCPNCGGEKTFYRAASTTLHLGEKVKWNCPDCDYGFVRISDNGATVDSSAEA, encoded by the coding sequence ATGGCTCTGGAACTCGACCACGACTGCCCTAACTGTGGGGGAGAGAAGACGTTCTACCGTGCAGCGAGTACGACGCTGCACCTCGGGGAGAAAGTCAAGTGGAACTGCCCGGACTGTGACTACGGCTTCGTCCGCATCTCCGACAACGGGGCGACGGTCGACTCGAGCGCCGAAGCGTAG
- a CDS encoding cob(I)yrinic acid a,c-diamide adenosyltransferase, translating into MSIYTGRGDDGETDLRDMSRVSKTSSRIEAYGTVDELNALLGTVRPTGYDDVDDQLRTIQNHLHVVQADFATPDPDDDDPTINAEHVETIETWINDYDEELEPLTSFILPTGAEHGSQLHHARAVCRRAERRAVALAEEEPINEQATQYLNRLSDGLFTLARVVNQRDGATEEQPQY; encoded by the coding sequence ATGTCGATCTACACAGGACGTGGCGACGACGGAGAGACCGACCTCCGTGACATGAGTCGGGTGTCAAAAACCAGCTCCCGCATCGAGGCCTATGGTACCGTCGACGAACTCAACGCCCTCCTCGGGACCGTCCGTCCGACCGGGTACGACGACGTCGACGACCAGCTCCGGACGATCCAGAACCACCTCCACGTCGTCCAGGCTGACTTCGCCACTCCCGACCCAGACGACGACGATCCGACGATCAATGCTGAACACGTCGAGACGATCGAAACCTGGATCAACGACTACGACGAGGAACTCGAGCCGCTGACCTCGTTTATCCTCCCGACGGGAGCCGAACACGGCTCACAGCTCCACCACGCTCGTGCAGTCTGTCGACGCGCCGAACGACGGGCCGTCGCCCTCGCAGAAGAAGAGCCGATCAACGAACAGGCCACCCAGTACCTGAACCGGCTCTCGGACGGCCTGTTCACGCTGGCTCGAGTGGTCAACCAGCGCGACGGCGCAACCGAAGAGCAACCACAGTACTGA
- a CDS encoding GNAT family N-acetyltransferase, giving the protein MNSHREAPPEDAAEMARIQSESLRQNAREESTDEQLEQLAPSEPGPDAIPDTEFVDDDCRPVVAERDGATVGWGSPLDEARLAATFVDPDYTGAGIGRTLVEELESIVRSEDRKQFTVPASLNAVGFYETLGFEKQRRIDVGTPDTPEIPSIERNELVKRRQKS; this is encoded by the coding sequence ATGAATTCCCATCGAGAAGCACCACCGGAGGACGCCGCCGAAATGGCTCGCATCCAGTCCGAGTCGCTTCGACAGAACGCACGCGAGGAGTCCACTGACGAACAACTCGAGCAGCTGGCACCGTCCGAGCCGGGCCCCGACGCGATCCCCGACACCGAGTTCGTCGACGACGACTGCCGCCCCGTCGTCGCCGAACGAGACGGCGCGACCGTCGGCTGGGGGAGTCCCCTCGACGAAGCTAGACTGGCGGCGACCTTCGTCGATCCCGACTATACCGGAGCCGGGATCGGCCGAACGCTCGTCGAGGAACTCGAGAGTATCGTCCGGAGCGAGGACAGAAAGCAATTCACTGTTCCCGCGTCCCTGAACGCCGTCGGCTTCTACGAAACGCTCGGATTCGAGAAACAGCGTCGAATCGATGTCGGGACGCCCGACACTCCCGAGATCCCGAGTATCGAACGGAACGAACTCGTGAAGCGACGCCAGAAATCGTAG
- a CDS encoding amphi-Trp domain-containing protein produces the protein MPEEVLFETESRQDRAAIADYLRQVADNLESSAPITLTAGDQTVTMDPPSQPTFEVKAEREGPTDGQGELSIEFELEWDEGADGDGDSELQIE, from the coding sequence ATGCCAGAAGAAGTCCTCTTCGAGACCGAGAGCCGCCAGGACCGCGCTGCAATCGCCGACTACCTTCGCCAGGTCGCCGACAACCTCGAGTCGAGTGCTCCCATCACGCTCACCGCGGGCGACCAGACGGTCACCATGGACCCGCCGTCCCAGCCCACCTTCGAGGTGAAAGCCGAACGCGAGGGGCCGACCGACGGCCAGGGTGAACTGAGTATCGAGTTCGAACTCGAGTGGGACGAGGGGGCTGACGGCGACGGGGATAGCGAGCTCCAGATCGAGTAA
- a CDS encoding helix-turn-helix domain-containing protein has translation MTTVVELEVPADRLGLAQTFDRVPTFEFQIGGLIGDVAPLVRVTGPDRRTIEDTLESDSSVVVVASVASECSESEHEQWLFRLDFGERLKLFQQIVSANEGAILAARGRDGTWSVQLLYHDRKSVSTCHELFGQYDFGVEVTRINDPTDLEQERTPLTKTQYETIAAAHELGYFDVPRRITLEELAAELDVSHQALSERLRRCQSALVSAELASRLTPIEIDP, from the coding sequence ATGACGACGGTCGTCGAACTCGAGGTCCCGGCCGATCGGCTCGGCCTCGCACAGACGTTCGACCGTGTGCCGACGTTCGAGTTCCAGATCGGTGGGTTGATCGGGGACGTGGCACCGCTGGTTCGAGTGACAGGGCCGGATCGGCGAACGATCGAGGACACGCTCGAGTCGGATTCGTCGGTGGTGGTCGTCGCGAGCGTCGCCAGCGAGTGTAGTGAGTCGGAGCACGAGCAGTGGTTGTTCCGGCTTGACTTCGGCGAGCGCCTGAAACTCTTCCAGCAGATCGTCTCGGCCAACGAGGGAGCAATTCTCGCTGCTCGTGGTCGGGACGGAACGTGGTCGGTGCAGTTGCTGTACCACGATCGGAAATCGGTGTCGACGTGTCACGAGCTGTTCGGACAGTACGACTTCGGCGTCGAGGTGACGCGAATCAACGATCCGACTGACCTCGAACAAGAGCGGACCCCGCTGACGAAGACGCAGTACGAGACGATCGCGGCCGCTCACGAGCTAGGGTATTTCGACGTGCCACGGCGAATTACCTTAGAGGAACTCGCGGCCGAGCTAGATGTTTCTCATCAGGCACTGTCGGAACGGTTACGTCGGTGTCAGTCAGCTCTCGTCAGCGCCGAACTTGCGTCTCGGCTGACGCCGATCGAGATCGATCCCTGA
- a CDS encoding bifunctional helix-turn-helix transcriptional regulator/GNAT family N-acetyltransferase, which produces METSERLEFRHEDRKRIYEYVERHGAVTPDEVQERLGSDPSGFRHHVAILKRDDRLEEVDGRLRVTIDAGAKAEYVSADLEFSIRPARQEDLAGIVGAIRRVAEEKSYIVAESVADEIDHEEALLRYNELESRMFFVATVDGEVVGWVHLYAPELDKLSHTAELTVGVIEEYRGHGIGSHLLSRGLEWAGSSSYEKVYNSVPSSNEEAIAFLEAHDWKTEAVREDHYKLDGHYADEVMMAVEL; this is translated from the coding sequence ATGGAAACGTCCGAACGCCTCGAGTTCAGACACGAAGACCGAAAACGGATCTACGAGTACGTCGAACGGCACGGAGCGGTCACGCCGGACGAGGTCCAGGAGCGACTCGGGAGCGACCCCAGCGGCTTCCGCCACCACGTCGCGATTCTCAAGCGCGACGATCGACTCGAGGAAGTCGACGGGCGACTGCGGGTAACGATCGACGCCGGAGCGAAAGCGGAGTACGTCTCTGCGGATCTCGAGTTTTCTATCCGCCCGGCACGGCAGGAAGACCTCGCGGGCATCGTCGGCGCGATCCGGCGAGTCGCAGAGGAGAAAAGCTACATCGTCGCCGAGAGCGTCGCGGACGAAATCGACCACGAAGAGGCGTTGTTACGGTACAACGAACTCGAGTCTCGGATGTTTTTCGTCGCGACCGTCGACGGGGAGGTAGTCGGCTGGGTCCACCTCTATGCGCCGGAACTGGACAAGTTGAGTCACACCGCCGAACTCACGGTCGGCGTCATCGAAGAGTATCGCGGTCACGGGATCGGCTCGCATCTGCTCTCACGTGGTCTCGAGTGGGCTGGCTCGAGCAGCTACGAGAAAGTCTACAACAGCGTTCCCTCGAGCAACGAGGAGGCGATCGCGTTCCTCGAGGCTCACGACTGGAAGACCGAGGCCGTCCGAGAGGACCACTACAAACTCGACGGCCACTACGCCGACGAGGTGATGATGGCAGTCGAACTCTAA
- a CDS encoding redox-regulated ATPase YchF translates to MLSIALAGKPNAGKSTFYTAATMAEVDVANYPFTTIDANRGVSYVRTECPCLERETRCNADDCEDGKRYVPIELLDVAGLVPGAHEGKGLGNQFLDELTNADVIVNVVDASGGTNEKGEPVDIGEHDPLEDIDFVEEEMDLWLADIVERNWESVERKSRSPDFDVDDALADMLSGFGASPKQIATVLRELDYPEDPIQWEDDHKEELARLVRERTKPIVVAANKIDVAPEEHVEKLLDLDKPVVPTTAQGELALRRAADNDLVEYDPGDESLEIGDEVSDAQRDALEDLAATMGEWDGTGVQGALDYAVYELLEHITAYPVEDASKWSDGSGNVLPDAHLLPEGSTPVDLAYAVHSDIGDGYLHAVNAKTSREVGEGYELEEGDVIKIVSTN, encoded by the coding sequence ATGCTTTCGATCGCGCTTGCCGGGAAGCCAAACGCCGGCAAGTCTACGTTCTATACGGCCGCAACGATGGCCGAGGTCGATGTCGCCAACTACCCGTTCACGACGATCGACGCCAACCGAGGTGTCAGTTACGTTCGGACGGAGTGTCCCTGCCTCGAGCGCGAGACGCGCTGTAACGCCGACGACTGTGAGGACGGGAAACGCTACGTCCCCATCGAACTGCTGGACGTGGCCGGGCTCGTCCCGGGTGCCCACGAGGGGAAAGGCCTTGGTAACCAGTTCCTCGACGAGCTCACGAACGCCGACGTAATCGTCAACGTCGTCGACGCCTCGGGCGGCACCAACGAGAAGGGTGAACCCGTCGATATCGGCGAGCACGATCCCCTCGAGGACATCGACTTCGTCGAGGAGGAGATGGACCTCTGGCTGGCCGACATCGTCGAGCGCAACTGGGAGTCGGTCGAGCGCAAGTCCCGGTCGCCCGATTTCGACGTCGACGACGCGCTCGCGGACATGCTCTCGGGTTTCGGTGCCTCGCCGAAACAGATTGCAACCGTCCTCCGTGAACTCGACTATCCCGAAGACCCCATCCAATGGGAAGACGACCACAAAGAAGAACTCGCTCGACTGGTCCGCGAACGGACCAAACCGATCGTCGTCGCCGCGAACAAGATCGACGTCGCGCCCGAAGAACACGTCGAGAAACTGCTCGACCTCGACAAACCCGTCGTTCCGACCACCGCACAAGGCGAACTCGCCCTGCGCCGGGCGGCCGATAACGACCTTGTCGAGTACGATCCCGGCGACGAAAGCCTCGAGATTGGCGACGAGGTCAGCGACGCCCAGCGGGACGCACTCGAGGATCTCGCGGCGACGATGGGCGAGTGGGACGGCACCGGCGTTCAAGGGGCCCTGGACTACGCTGTCTACGAACTGCTCGAGCACATCACCGCGTATCCGGTCGAGGACGCCTCGAAGTGGTCCGACGGGAGTGGCAACGTGCTTCCCGACGCCCACCTCCTACCGGAGGGATCGACGCCGGTCGACCTGGCCTACGCCGTCCACTCCGACATCGGCGACGGCTACCTCCACGCGGTCAACGCCAAAACGAGTCGGGAGGTCGGCGAGGGCTACGAACTCGAGGAGGGTGACGTGATCAAGATCGTGAGTACTAACTAA